The Candidatus Methylomirabilota bacterium genome contains the following window.
GCGTCCAGCCCCTGACCATCGGTGAGCTCTGGGCGGTCGCGATCACCCTGCGGGTCGTGCTCGTCGAGAATCTTCGACGCCTGGCGGAGGCGATCGTCCGCGGGCGAGCGGCGTGCCAGCAAGCCGACGCGCTGGCGGACGACCTCCTCGGACTCGGCGGCCAACCCGTGAAGCCGATGGCGATGGCCCTCCACGCGTTCGAGCATGCCCCGTTGGTGACGGCGTTTGCGGTCCAGCTCATCCAGCGGCTGCGCGATCAGGACCCGACGGTCACCCCGGCGCTGCTCTGGCTGGACGGACGCTTGGCGGCCCAGGGAACGACATCCGACGACATCGTCCGGGTCGAGCATCAGCGGCAGGCCGCGATGAACGTCACCGTCCGGAACATCATCACGAGCATGCGTCTGATGTCCGCGCTCGACTGGACCGAATTCTTCGAGAGTGTCAGCCTGGTCGACGAGGTGCTTCGCGTGGGCACCACCTATGCGGCGATGGACTTCTCGACCCGCGACCGCTACCGGCACGCGATCGAAGAGCTCGCCCGGGGCTCGGGCCGGTCCGAACTCGACGTCGCCCGGGAAGCCGTGCTCCTCGCGACGCGCACCGGACTCGGGGCCGGGAGGGCCGACGACCACCACGACGCCCGTCGAGATGACCCCGGCTACTATCTCATCGCGGCCGGGCGCACGGCCCTCGAGCTGGCGATCGGCTTCCGGCCTCCCGCGACGCGCCGGGTGTTTCGCGCGTACGTCGCGTCGGCGACGCCCGGGTACCTCGGAACCATCGTCGTTCTCACTGGGCTCACGCTCGCGCTGCCTCTCCTCACGGTCGGTGCCTCGGGGACGATACCGGCGAGCCTGATCCTGCTCGGGCTTCTGGCCGCGGTTCCCGCCTCGGACCTCGTGATCGCGCTCCTGAATCGGTGGGTCCCGGTGCTGCTCCCGCCGAGGGTGTTGCCTCGGCTCGAGCTGCGCGACGGCGTGCCCGCGAGTCTGCGGACGCTGGTCGTCGTGCCCGCCCTCTTGACCGATCGCACCGAGGTCGCCGAGCTGCTCGAGCGGCTGGAAGTGCATTACCTGGCGAATTCGGACGGCGACGTTCGTTTCGCGCTTCTGTCCGACTGGACGGATGCGCCCACGGAGAGCGTGCCCGGTGACGAGGAGACTCTGGCAGCGGCGCGCGAGGGGATCGGGCGTCTGAACACGCGCTATGGCGATGCCCTGGATGGCGGCCAGCGATTCCTCCTCTTCCACCGCCGGCGGCTCTGGAATGAGAGCGAGCAGACGTGGATGGGATGGGAACGAAAGCGCGGGAAGCTCCATGAGCTGAATCGTCTCCTTCGAGGCGCCACGGACACCAGCTTTCTGTCGGGGGCCGGCGCAGCGCCCGTCGCGCCCCCCGACGTCCGGTACGTCATCACGCTCGACGCCGATACGCGGCTGCCCAGAGGAGCCGTCAATCGTCTGGTCGGGACGATGGCGCATCCCCTCAATCGGCCGCGATTCGATCCCGGCACCGGGCGCGTCGTCGAAGGGTACGCCGTCCTTCAACCGCGGGTGACGCCGCCCCTGCCCGCCGGCGAGAGCTCCTTCTTCCAGCGCCTCTCGTCGGGTCCGTCCGGTATCGACCCGTATGCGGCGGCGGTGTCCGACGTCTATCAGGACCTCTTCGGGGAGGGCTCATACACCGGCAAGGGGATCTACGACGTGGACGCGTTCGAGGCGGCCCTGGCGGGACGGGTGCCGGAGAACGCGCTGTTGAGCCACGATCTCTTCGAGGGGCTCTTCGCGCGTGCCGGCCTGGTCACCGATATCGAACTGTTCGAGCGTGCGCCATCACATTACGGGGTCGCCGCCGCCCGCCAGCACCGATGGGCGCGCGGCGACTGGCAACTGCTCCCGTGGATCGTCGGGTACGGATCCCACCTTCCGATTCCGTTGATCGGGCGCTGGAAGATGGTGGATAACCTGCGCCGCACGCTGTCCGCGCCGGCCACCTTTCTGACACTGGTGGTCGGGTGGACGCTGCCGGCCGCGTCGCCCGTGGTGTGGACCGCGTTCGTCCTCGCGACGATCGCGCTTCCCACGCTCGTGCCGATCCTCACCGCGGTCATTCCTCGACGGCGTGGCATCTCGAAGCGGAGCTACACTCGCGCGATCGGCCGGGACCTCGAGTTGGCCGCGTCACAGACGGCGTTCGTGATCACGATGCTCGCGCACCAGGCCTGGCTGATGAGCGATGCGATCGTGCGGACGCTCGTCCGCGTGTACGTGACGCATTGCAAGCTGCTGGAGTGGGTGACCGCGGCACAGGCGAAGGCCGGTCTCCGGCTGGATCTCCCTGGCTTCTACCGGCGCATGGGTGGTGGCGTCACGCTCGCCGTGGCTGCGGCGGCCGTCGTCGCGTGGGGGCGAGCGGAGGCCTGGTCCGTCGCGCTGCCCTTTCTGCTGCTGTGGGCGGCGTCGCCCGCGGTGGCTCGGTGGATCAGCCTCCCCCGGCTCACCGCGAGGACCACACCGCTGTCGTCCGGGGATGCGCGAGCCCTGCGATTGATCGCGCGACGCACGTGGCGGTTCTTCACGACGTTCGTCGGCCCCGAAGCGCACGCCCTGCCTCCCGATAATTTCCAGGAAGAGCCGAACCCGGTCGTGGCGCACCGGACCTCGCCCACGAACATCGGGCTGTATCTGCTGTCGACCGTCGCCGCTCGCGATTTCGGCTGGCTCGGGACGCTCGACGTCGTCGAGCGACTCGAGGCGACGCTCGCGGCGATGACCGGCCTCGAGCGCTTCCGCGGCCACATCTACAACTGGTACGACACAAAAGACGGCCGTGCGCTCGACCCAAAGTACGTGTCGTCGGTGGACAGCGGGAATCTCGCGGGTCATCTGATCGCGCTCGCGCACGGCTGTCGGGAGATGATCGACCGCCCGGTGCTGGGTCCGGCGGCGCTCGCCGGGATCGAGGACGCGGCGCTCCTCGTGCGGGAATCGGCGCGCGCCCTGGCGGGCGCCGGGCGTACGCAGGCGGCGACGCGACGACGCCTCGACGAGGCGCTCGACGCCGTCACAGCGGCGGTCCCGGCGCTTCCCCGCACGCCGGCCCAGTGGGCCGGGCGGCTCGCGGAGCTCGAAGCCCGTGCTCAGACGGTGACGGCGATCGCGCGAGCTCTGGTCGAGGAAGATCCGGGCGCGCAGACCGTCCTTGTCTGGGCGGACGCCCTGCGCACGACCATCGAGAGTCACACGCGCGACCTCGACATCATGATGCCCCTGGACGGCCATGTCGCCGCCCTTCCGACGCTGGCCGACACGCCCGACCTCATCCAGGGCCTGGGGCGTTCCGCGACGGCCTCCGGGGCCCTGATCCGTCGTCTCACGATCCTCGCCCGGGATGCGGAGACGATGGTCGGCGCCATGGACTTTGGCTTTCTCTTCGACCCCATGCGGAAGCTGTTCTCGCTCGGCTACCGTGTCACCGACGGGAGTCTCGACCCCGAGCGTTACGACCTCCTCGCCTCCGAGGCCCGTCTCACGAGCTTTGTCGCGATCGCGAACGGTGACGTCCCCGTCTCGCACTGGTTCCGGCTGGGGCGCGCCCTGACGCCGGTGGGCCCGGACTCGGTGCTGGTGTCCTGGTCGGGGTCGATGTTCGAGTACCTGATGCCCGCGCTGGTGATGCGCGCGCCGGCGGGGAGCCTGCTGGACCAGACGTGCCGGCTCGTCGTCCGGCGTCAGATCGCGTACGGCGCCGAGCGCGGCGTGCCGTGGGGGGTGTCGGAGTCGGGCTACAACGCGCGTGACCTCGAGATGACCTACCAGTATTCGAACTTCGGTGTGCCGGGCCTCGGGCTCCAACGTGGGCTCAGCGACGACGTCGTCATCGCCCCCTATGCGACGGCGCTGGCGGCGATGATCGATCCGGCGGCCGCCGTCAGGAACTTCCAGCGCCTGGCGGAAGCCGGCGCGTGCGGTGCGTATGGGTTCTACGAGGCCCTCGACTACACGGCTTCCCGGCTCCCGGAGGGCACGGGCGTGGCGATCGTCCGTAGCTACATGGCGCACCATCAGGGAATGCTGCTGGTCGCGCTCGCGAATACCCTCCATGAGGGGGTGATGCGCGCCCGCTTTCACGCCGAGCCGAGCGTCCAGGCGACCGAGCTGCTCCTCCAGGAACGGACACCCCGGGACGTTGCGGTCGCCCGGCCTCGTGCCGAAGAGGTGCAGGCCGCCGCCGACGTCCGCGAGTTCGTCCCGCCGGTCGTCCGGCGCTTCAGCTCGCCGCACAGCGGAACGCCGCGCACGCATCTCCTGTCCAACGGGCGCTACGTGGTGATGGTCACGGCCGCGGGTTCCGGCTACAGCCGATGGCGCGGGCTGGCGATCACCCGCTGGCGGGAGGACGTCACGCGCGACGTCGGGGGGACGTACGTGTTCCTGCGCGACGTCGGGACCGGCGAGAGCTGGTCGGCCGGTTACCAGCCGAGCGGAGCCGAGCCGGATAGTTATCACGTGACGTTTTCCGAGGATCGAGCAGAAATCACCCGGCGCGACCGTGCGATCACGGCCACCCTCCAGGTGATCGTGTCCCCGGAGGATGACGCCGAGGTTCGGCGCGTCTCGCTCACGAACCTCGGCACACGGACCCGGGAGATCGAGTTGACGTCGTATGCCGAAGTCGTGCTCGCATCGGCGTCGGCCGACGCGGCCCACCCGGCGTTTTCCAACCTGTTCGTGCACACCGAGTATGCCCCCGAGCTGGACGCTCTCCTCGCGACGCGCCGGCCGCGGGCGCGCAGCGAGCCGACGATCTGGCTCGCCCACGTGGTGGTCGTCGAAGGCGAGACGGTCGGCGGCTTAGAATGGGAAACCGACCGCGCTCGGTTCCTCGGCCGCGGCCGCGGGATCCGGACACCGGCCTCGGTGATCGACGGCCGGCCGCTCTCCAACACCGTCGGCGCGGTGCTCGATCCGATCGTCAGCCTTCGACGCCGCGTACGGCTTCCGCCGGGCACGAGCGTCCACGTCACCTTTTCGACGCTGGTCGCGCCGTCGCGCGAGGAGGTGGTCGACCTCGCCGACAAGTATCGCGACCCGGCGACCTTCGAGCGGGTGGCCACGCTGGCGTGGACCCAGGCCCAGGTTCAGCTCCGCCATCTCGGCGTCGGGCCCGATGAGGCCCACCTCTTTCAGAGCCTCGCCGGCCGCATTCTCCACTCGGACCGGACGCTGCGGCCCTCCACGGGCGTGCTGACGCGCCACGCGGGCGGTCCCGCCGCCCTGTGGGCGCACGGGATTTCGGGTGACATCCCGATCGTCCTGGTCCGGATCGACGAGCCCGACGATGTGGGAATCGTGCGACAACTGCTCCGCGCCCACGAGTACTGGCGGCTGAAGCGGCTTGCGGTCGATCTGGTGATCCTGAACGAGCGGGCCCCGTCCTATGTTCAGGATCTGCAGGCATTGCTGGAGGCGCTGGTCCGGACGAGCCAGTCGGCGGAGCACCACGAGGGACACGCGCCGCACGGGAGCGTGTTCATCTTGCGGGGTGACCGCGTGACGGCGTCACAACGCGACGTCCTCCAGGCCGCCGCGCGCGCGGTGCTGTGGAGCCGGCGCGGGACGCTGGCCGAACAGGTCATGCGCGCGGAGCGACCCGAGACCGCTGCGGTCGCTCACCCGCCGCGCCACGCCGCGACGAAGCCGCCCGCCGACGTTGCGCCGCCGCGGCCGGCGCTCGAGTCCTTCAACGGCCTGGGCGGCTTTGCGGCGGAGGGACGGGAGTATGTGACCATCCTCGGTGAGGGAGAGTGGACGCCGGCGCCCTGGATCAACGTGATCGCGAATCCGGCCTTCGGCTTCCAGGTGTCCGAGTCGGGCTCGGGCTATACGTGGTCGCTCAACAGTCACGAACGCCAGCTGACCGCGTGGTCGAACGATCCGGTGAGCGACCCGCCGGGCGAAACGATCTACATCCGGGATGAAGAGAGTGGCGAGCTGTGGGGCCCGACGGCGCTCCCGATTCGCGAGGAGACCGGAGCCTACGTGGCCCGCCACGGGCAAGGCTACAGTCGGTTCGAACGCGTCTCCCACGGTGTCTCGCTCGAGCTGCTGCAGTTCGTGCCGCTCGACGACCCGATCAAGGTCTCCCGCCTCACGCTGAAGAACCAGTCGGGCCGGTCACGACGACTGTCCGTGACCGCGTATGTCGAATGGGTCCTCGGCGCGTCACGGAGCGCCGCCGCACCGTTCACCGTCACCGAGATCGATCCGGATACCGGCGCGATGCTCGCGCGCAACGGCTGGAGCAGTGACTTCGGCACGCGCGTGGCGTTCGCCGACCTGCGCGGGGCTCAGACGGCGTGGACGGGTGACCGGACGGAATTCCTCGGGCGTCACGGCACGCCCGAGCGCCCGGCGGCGCTCGAGCGAGGAGCCCGGCTCTCGGGACGGGTCGGCGCCGGCCTCGACCCGTGCGGCGCCCTCCAGGCGAGCGTCGAGCTGCCGGCCGGCGGACTTGCCGAGGTCGTGTTCCTCCTCGGCGAGACGGCGACCCGGGAAGAGGCGAGGGGATTGATCGCGCGGTACCGGACGGCCGACCTCGATGGGGCCCTGCGGGCCGTCGCGGAGCGCTGGGACGACGTGCTCGGCACGGTCCAGGTGACGACGCCCGACCGGTCCATGGACATGCTGCTCAACCGCTGGCTGCTCTACCAGACGCTCGCCTGTCGCGTCTGGGCGCGGTCGGCGTTCTATCAGGCCAGCGGCGCCTACGGCTTTCGCGATCAGCTTCAGGACGTGATGGCCCTCACGGTGTCCAGGCGCGACCTCGCGCGTCAGCACGTGCTTCGGGCCGCCGCGCGGCAGTTCGTCGAGGGCGACGTCCAGCACTGGTGGCACCCGCTGACAGGTCGCGGCGTTCGGACGCGCATCTCCGACGATCTGCTCTGGCTTCCGTACGTGGTTCTCCGGTATCTCGAGGTTACCGAGGACGCGGGCCTCCTCGACGAGATCGTTCCGTTCCTCGCGGGGCCGCTCCTCGCCGCCGGGCAGTCCGAGTCGTATTTCGAGCCGCGCGTGTCCGGAGAGCGGGGCACGCTGTTCGAGCACTGCGCCCGCGCGCTCGACCGCAGCCTGTCGGTCGGGAGCCACGGTCTCCCGTTGATGGGGACCGGGGACTGGAACGACGGGATGAACCTCGTGGGCGCCGAGGGGAAGGGGGAGAGCGTCTGGCTCGGCTGGTTCCTTCAGACGATCCTGAGGGAGTGGGCGGAGCTGGCCGACGCGCGCGGGGAGGGGAAGCGCGCGACGACGTGGCGCTGGCACGCCGGCGCGCTGAAAGAATCGCTCGAACGAGAGGCCTGGGACGGCGAGTGGTATCGGCGCGCGTACTTCGACGACGGCACGCCGCTCGGATCCGCGGCCAACGACGCCTGCCGCATCGATTCGATCGCCCAATCGTGGGGCGTGATCTCGGGAGCCGCCGAGGCGGCTCGGGGACGGCGCGCCATGGCGGCGGTCGAGGAATACCTCGTCCGCCGGGATGCCGGCCTCGTGTTGCTCCTGGCGCCGCCGTTCGACCGCACCCTCCTGGAGCCCGGCTACATCAGAGGGTATCTGCCGGGCGTCCGAGAGAACGGCGGCCAATACACCCACGCAGCGCTCTGGTCGGTCATCGCCTTCGCCACGCTCGGTGACGGAGACAGGGCCGCCGAGCTCTTCGCGATCCTGAACCCGATCAACCACACCAGCACGCCGGCCGGCATTCACCGCTACAAGGTCGAGCCCTACGTCCTCGCCGGGGACGTCTATGCCGAACCCCCGCACGTCGGCCGCGGGGGCTGGACGTGGTACACGGGGTCCGCGGGGTGGATGTATCGAGCCGGCCTCGAGTGGATTCTCGGATTCCGGTTACGTGGCAAGCGGCTCGTGGTCGATCCTTGTATCCCGCGTGCGTGGCAGGGCTTCACCATCGCGTTCCGCTATGACTCTACGCGCTACGACATCGTCGTCGAGAACCCGCAGGGCGTGACTCGGGGAGTGTCGTCCGTGGAGGTCGATGGCGTGCCGTACGACGGCCAGGCGAGTATCCCGCTCGCCGATGACCAGAAGAGACACCGGATCCGGATCGTTCTCGGCTAGTTCGCCGTCACATCAGACCTCGTCGTTGGCATCCCCATCCGCCGCAACCACCGGAAATGCGACGCCAGACCCGCCCGGAATGACCTGTGCTCCGTGTACTTGATCCCGAACTCTCGACAGGTCTCTTCCACGAGTCTCGAGATCGCAGGGTAATTGACGTGGCACAGCCGGGGGAAGAGGTGGTGCTCGATCTGGAAATTCAAGCCGCCGATGAGCCATCCGACAACTCGGCCCCGCCGCGCGAAGTCCACGGTAGTCTCCGCCTGATGGATGGCCCACGCGTGCTCGACGCGCCCAGTTTCCTCCCCGGGCAGCGGAAA
Protein-coding sequences here:
- a CDS encoding glucoamylase family protein, giving the protein MPSAHPAAEFAPQPFEEPIRAELFGVERLEQHAESLAAAQHVMSESEKGRRLLPRVEDNGRVLREAYRAIARAIREDRAITPAAEWLVDNFHIVDEQLREIRDDLPAGFYRQLSKLAEGPLAGYPRVYGIAWAFVAHTDSRFDPETLRRFVHAYQRVQPLTIGELWAVAITLRVVLVENLRRLAEAIVRGRAACQQADALADDLLGLGGQPVKPMAMALHAFEHAPLVTAFAVQLIQRLRDQDPTVTPALLWLDGRLAAQGTTSDDIVRVEHQRQAAMNVTVRNIITSMRLMSALDWTEFFESVSLVDEVLRVGTTYAAMDFSTRDRYRHAIEELARGSGRSELDVAREAVLLATRTGLGAGRADDHHDARRDDPGYYLIAAGRTALELAIGFRPPATRRVFRAYVASATPGYLGTIVVLTGLTLALPLLTVGASGTIPASLILLGLLAAVPASDLVIALLNRWVPVLLPPRVLPRLELRDGVPASLRTLVVVPALLTDRTEVAELLERLEVHYLANSDGDVRFALLSDWTDAPTESVPGDEETLAAAREGIGRLNTRYGDALDGGQRFLLFHRRRLWNESEQTWMGWERKRGKLHELNRLLRGATDTSFLSGAGAAPVAPPDVRYVITLDADTRLPRGAVNRLVGTMAHPLNRPRFDPGTGRVVEGYAVLQPRVTPPLPAGESSFFQRLSSGPSGIDPYAAAVSDVYQDLFGEGSYTGKGIYDVDAFEAALAGRVPENALLSHDLFEGLFARAGLVTDIELFERAPSHYGVAAARQHRWARGDWQLLPWIVGYGSHLPIPLIGRWKMVDNLRRTLSAPATFLTLVVGWTLPAASPVVWTAFVLATIALPTLVPILTAVIPRRRGISKRSYTRAIGRDLELAASQTAFVITMLAHQAWLMSDAIVRTLVRVYVTHCKLLEWVTAAQAKAGLRLDLPGFYRRMGGGVTLAVAAAAVVAWGRAEAWSVALPFLLLWAASPAVARWISLPRLTARTTPLSSGDARALRLIARRTWRFFTTFVGPEAHALPPDNFQEEPNPVVAHRTSPTNIGLYLLSTVAARDFGWLGTLDVVERLEATLAAMTGLERFRGHIYNWYDTKDGRALDPKYVSSVDSGNLAGHLIALAHGCREMIDRPVLGPAALAGIEDAALLVRESARALAGAGRTQAATRRRLDEALDAVTAAVPALPRTPAQWAGRLAELEARAQTVTAIARALVEEDPGAQTVLVWADALRTTIESHTRDLDIMMPLDGHVAALPTLADTPDLIQGLGRSATASGALIRRLTILARDAETMVGAMDFGFLFDPMRKLFSLGYRVTDGSLDPERYDLLASEARLTSFVAIANGDVPVSHWFRLGRALTPVGPDSVLVSWSGSMFEYLMPALVMRAPAGSLLDQTCRLVVRRQIAYGAERGVPWGVSESGYNARDLEMTYQYSNFGVPGLGLQRGLSDDVVIAPYATALAAMIDPAAAVRNFQRLAEAGACGAYGFYEALDYTASRLPEGTGVAIVRSYMAHHQGMLLVALANTLHEGVMRARFHAEPSVQATELLLQERTPRDVAVARPRAEEVQAAADVREFVPPVVRRFSSPHSGTPRTHLLSNGRYVVMVTAAGSGYSRWRGLAITRWREDVTRDVGGTYVFLRDVGTGESWSAGYQPSGAEPDSYHVTFSEDRAEITRRDRAITATLQVIVSPEDDAEVRRVSLTNLGTRTREIELTSYAEVVLASASADAAHPAFSNLFVHTEYAPELDALLATRRPRARSEPTIWLAHVVVVEGETVGGLEWETDRARFLGRGRGIRTPASVIDGRPLSNTVGAVLDPIVSLRRRVRLPPGTSVHVTFSTLVAPSREEVVDLADKYRDPATFERVATLAWTQAQVQLRHLGVGPDEAHLFQSLAGRILHSDRTLRPSTGVLTRHAGGPAALWAHGISGDIPIVLVRIDEPDDVGIVRQLLRAHEYWRLKRLAVDLVILNERAPSYVQDLQALLEALVRTSQSAEHHEGHAPHGSVFILRGDRVTASQRDVLQAAARAVLWSRRGTLAEQVMRAERPETAAVAHPPRHAATKPPADVAPPRPALESFNGLGGFAAEGREYVTILGEGEWTPAPWINVIANPAFGFQVSESGSGYTWSLNSHERQLTAWSNDPVSDPPGETIYIRDEESGELWGPTALPIREETGAYVARHGQGYSRFERVSHGVSLELLQFVPLDDPIKVSRLTLKNQSGRSRRLSVTAYVEWVLGASRSAAAPFTVTEIDPDTGAMLARNGWSSDFGTRVAFADLRGAQTAWTGDRTEFLGRHGTPERPAALERGARLSGRVGAGLDPCGALQASVELPAGGLAEVVFLLGETATREEARGLIARYRTADLDGALRAVAERWDDVLGTVQVTTPDRSMDMLLNRWLLYQTLACRVWARSAFYQASGAYGFRDQLQDVMALTVSRRDLARQHVLRAAARQFVEGDVQHWWHPLTGRGVRTRISDDLLWLPYVVLRYLEVTEDAGLLDEIVPFLAGPLLAAGQSESYFEPRVSGERGTLFEHCARALDRSLSVGSHGLPLMGTGDWNDGMNLVGAEGKGESVWLGWFLQTILREWAELADARGEGKRATTWRWHAGALKESLEREAWDGEWYRRAYFDDGTPLGSAANDACRIDSIAQSWGVISGAAEAARGRRAMAAVEEYLVRRDAGLVLLLAPPFDRTLLEPGYIRGYLPGVRENGGQYTHAALWSVIAFATLGDGDRAAELFAILNPINHTSTPAGIHRYKVEPYVLAGDVYAEPPHVGRGGWTWYTGSAGWMYRAGLEWILGFRLRGKRLVVDPCIPRAWQGFTIAFRYDSTRYDIVVENPQGVTRGVSSVEVDGVPYDGQASIPLADDQKRHRIRIVLG